The following nucleotide sequence is from Acidimicrobiales bacterium.
CGCGGCTGGACCCGAACCGGACCTTCTCGGCGGCGAGGGCCTCCGAGGGGGAGACGAAGGTCCCGGTCGGGGGGTGGCCGCTCACGAACGTCACCTCGACACGAGCCACCTCGCGGTCGCCGAACTCGAGGTAGCACATGCCCCGGCCGTCGTACTCCGCCGAACCCGCCCGCCCTCGGATGACATCGGCAATGCGATCGGCGGCGACCGCTCCCTGTCGCTCGGAGAACACGCCGGCCTTCGGCGTGCCGACGCTCGTGACGTCCCCGATCGCGTACACCCCGGGGAACGACGTCTCCAGCGTCAGGGGGTTTACCGGGACCCACCCGTCGACGGTCAGACCGGCTTCGGCGACGACCGCCGGTGCCCGGTGGACCGGGACGGCGAGGACCAGCTCGTAGGGCATCTCGCTGCCGTCGTCGAGGACGGCAACGCGCTGCGCCGGGTCGAGCTCGCTCAACCGGCGGTTCGGGTGCCAGTCGATGCCGCGCTCGGCGAACGCCTCCAGCAGTGCCCGTGAGGCCTCGGGCGACGGTGGGATGGGCACCGGCAACGGCATCACCAGGTGGATACGGGAGGTGTCGCGGACGCCGTTCCGCACGAGGTGGTCGTGCATCAGCAGGGCCGTCTCGCTGGGAGCGGGCGGGCACTTGAACGGCGTCGAGGTGACCCCGATGATGACCCGGCCGCCCTCGAAGTCGGCCAGGACCCGGCGCAGGGCGAAGGCGCCCGCCTCGGTGTAGAACTCGTGGCCCCCCTCGACCAGCCCCGGCGTGGCCTCGGGGTGGACGTCGGCGCCCAGCGCGACCACCAGGACGTCGCCGGCGAACGCACCGGCGTCCGTCTCCACCTCCCTGGTCGTCGGGTCGATGGCGGTCACCTTCGCCTGCACGAACTGCACGCCGGCCTTGGCGAGCTCCCGGTAGGGATGGTGCACGGCGGCGTCCGTCGTGCGACCGAACATGACGTCGAGCTTCGAGAACCCGAACACGAACCCGTCACGCTGGTCGACGAGCACGACGTCGACCCCGTCGCCGAACTCCTCGGACAACCGGGTGGCGAGCTCGAGGCCCCCGAACCCGGCGCCGAGGACGATCACCCGCATGGCCGGATCGTAGGTCGGGCGGCCGACGGGGCGCCGGCGGCGGGGGCACCGGAGCGCCCGTTTCGGGCCCACGTGGGGTGAGCGCGGGCCTGGGGGCCGGGAAGGGCCGAACGGTAGGCTCGCCGCATGGCTCTCGTCTTCGCGTTCGACCACAAGCACCGCACCTCCCCCATGGGCCTGAAGGACCTCCTCGGGGGCAAGGGGGCGAACCTGGCCGAGATGACCTCGGTGCTCGAGCTGCCCGTTCCCCCCGGCTTCACCATCACCACCGACGCCTGCCGGGCCTACATGGACGGGGGCTGGCCGGACGGCCTCACCGGCGAGGTCGAGAAGCAGGTCAAGCGGCTGCAGAAGGCGATGGGGAAGAAGCTGGGCGACCCCGAGGACCCGCTGCTGGTGAGCGTGCGATCGGGGGCGAAGTTCTCCATGCCCGGCATGATGGACACCGTCCTCAACCTGGGGCTGAACGACGAGTCCGTGGAGGGCCTGGCCGTCCAGACCGACGAGCGCTTCGCCTACGACTCGTACCGCCGTTTCGTGGCGATGTACGGCCGCATCGTCCAGGGCATCGAGGGGTCCGAGTTCGACTCGCTGCTCGACGCCGCCAAGGAGGCGGACGGCGTCACCGCCGACTCCGAGATCACGCCCGGCACCCTGCGCAAGCTCGTCGAGCAGGAGAAGGACGTCGTCGTCCGCCACACCGGCAAGCCGTTCCCGCAGGCCCCCGCCGAGCAGCTCCGGGGCGCCATCGAGGCGGTCTTCGCCTCGTGGAACGGGCCGCGTGCGGTGGCCTACCGGGTGCGCGAGCGGATCGCCCACGACCTGGGCACGGCCGTGAACGTGCAGGCCATGGTCTTCGGCAACCGGGACGACAACTCGGGCACGGGCGTGGGCTTCACCCGCGACCCCGCCACCGGCGAGGCCGGCGCCTACGGCGACTTCCTGGTCAACGCCCAGGGCGAGGACGTGGTGGCGGGCATCCGCAACACCGAGCCCCTGTCGGCCATGAAGACCCGCTTCCCCGAGATCCACAAGGAGCTGCTCGGGATCTTCGAGCGCCTCGAGGCGCACTACCGCGACATGTGCGACACGGAGTTCACCATCGAGCAGGGCAGGCTGTGGATGCTCCAGACCCGGGTGGGCAAGCGCACCGGTCGGGCCGCCCTGCGCATGGCCGTCGACATGACCAAGGGCCGCAAGTGGAGGATCACCCGCGAGGAGGCGCTCCTGCGGGTCACGGCCGAGCACCTGGACCAGGTGCTCCATCCTCAGTTCTCGGGCAAGGACATGACGGTCATCGCCAAGGGCCTGGCCGCCTCTCCCGGCGCGGCCGTCGGCAGGGCCTACTTCACGGCCGACGACGCGGCGGCGGCCGGCGAGCGGGGTGAGCGGGTGATCCTCGTGCGCACGGAGACGTCGCCCGAGGACGTCCACGGCATGATCGCCGCCCAGGGCATACTCACCTCGCGCGGCGGCCTGGTGAGCCACGCCGCCGTGGTGGCCCGGGGCTGGGGGAAGCCCGCCGTCGTGGGCGCCGAGTCGGTGCGGATCAAGGGGAAGTCCTTCAGCGCGGGCGCCGTCACCGTGAACGAGGGCGACGTCATCGCCGTCGACGGCACCAGCGGCGTCGTCGTGCTGGGCGAGGTCGAGCTGTCGATGGGCGAGCCCCCCAAGGAGTTCGCCACGATCCTGGGCTGGGCCGACAAGGTCCGCAAGGGCAGGATGGCGGTGCGGGCCAACGCCGACAACGGCCCGGACGCCGCCAACGCCCGGAACTTCGGCGCCGAGGGCATCGGCCTGTGCCGGACGGAGCACATGTTCCTCGGCGACGACCGGCTCCCGGTCGTGCGGGCCATGATCATGGCCGACACGCCCGACGAGGAAGCGGCCGCCCTGGAGAAGCTGCTGGCCGTCCAGCGGGCCGACTTCGAGGAGATCCTCGAGGCCATGGACGGGCTCCCCGTGACCGTGCGCCTGCTCGACCCCCCGCTGCACGAGTTCCTGCCGTCGACCGAGGAGATGGCCGTCAAGAAGGCGACCGAGGGGCTGAGCGAGGAGGAGGAGCAGCTCTACGCGGCGGCCAAGCACTGGGAGGAGTTCAACCCGATGCTGGGCACCCGGGGCGTCCGCCTCGGCGTGCTCAAGCCGGGGCTGTACGCCATGCAGGTGCGCGCCCTGATGGAGGCGGCCGCGGCCCGGGCCGCCGCCAAGGGCAAGCCGGTCGTCGAGATCATGATCCCGCTCACGGTCACCCGCCAGGAGCTGGGCCTCGCCCGCCAGTGGGTGGAGGAGGCGGTCGCCGCCGCCACCGCCGGCGTCAGGCGGCCCATCGCCGTGTCGATCGGCACCATGGTGGAGACGCCCCGGGCCGCTCTGCGGGCCGACGAGCTGGCCGAGGAGGCGGACTTCTTCTCGTTCGGCACCAACGACCTCACCCAGATGGTGTTCGGGTTCAGCCGGGACGACATCGAGGGCCGCATGATGAGCACGTACCTGGAGCAGGGGCTGCTCAAGCGCAACCCGTTCGAGACGATCGATCCGGGTGGCGTCGGCGAGCTGGTGAAGATCGCCGCCGAGCGGGGCCGGGCCGCCAAGCCCGGGCTCAAGCTGGGCGTCTGCGGCGAGCACGGCGGCGACCCCGAGTCGATCGCCCTGTTCGCCGAGGCGGGGCTGGACTACGTCAGCTGCTCGCCGTTCCGGGTGCCCATCGCCCGCCTGGCCTCCGCCCAGGCGATCCTGCGCTCCGCCGGGGTCGCCTGAGCGGGACCCACCGCCTGAGCACCGCCGGGCCCCGGCGGTGGCGCGTGGGCCGAAGCGGTACCGTCCTCGGCGT
It contains:
- a CDS encoding FAD-dependent oxidoreductase — encoded protein: MRVIVLGAGFGGLELATRLSEEFGDGVDVVLVDQRDGFVFGFSKLDVMFGRTTDAAVHHPYRELAKAGVQFVQAKVTAIDPTTREVETDAGAFAGDVLVVALGADVHPEATPGLVEGGHEFYTEAGAFALRRVLADFEGGRVIIGVTSTPFKCPPAPSETALLMHDHLVRNGVRDTSRIHLVMPLPVPIPPSPEASRALLEAFAERGIDWHPNRRLSELDPAQRVAVLDDGSEMPYELVLAVPVHRAPAVVAEAGLTVDGWVPVNPLTLETSFPGVYAIGDVTSVGTPKAGVFSERQGAVAADRIADVIRGRAGSAEYDGRGMCYLEFGDREVARVEVTFVSGHPPTGTFVSPSEALAAEKVRFGSSRARRWFGREWSPGGPGG
- the ppdK gene encoding pyruvate, phosphate dikinase, yielding MALVFAFDHKHRTSPMGLKDLLGGKGANLAEMTSVLELPVPPGFTITTDACRAYMDGGWPDGLTGEVEKQVKRLQKAMGKKLGDPEDPLLVSVRSGAKFSMPGMMDTVLNLGLNDESVEGLAVQTDERFAYDSYRRFVAMYGRIVQGIEGSEFDSLLDAAKEADGVTADSEITPGTLRKLVEQEKDVVVRHTGKPFPQAPAEQLRGAIEAVFASWNGPRAVAYRVRERIAHDLGTAVNVQAMVFGNRDDNSGTGVGFTRDPATGEAGAYGDFLVNAQGEDVVAGIRNTEPLSAMKTRFPEIHKELLGIFERLEAHYRDMCDTEFTIEQGRLWMLQTRVGKRTGRAALRMAVDMTKGRKWRITREEALLRVTAEHLDQVLHPQFSGKDMTVIAKGLAASPGAAVGRAYFTADDAAAAGERGERVILVRTETSPEDVHGMIAAQGILTSRGGLVSHAAVVARGWGKPAVVGAESVRIKGKSFSAGAVTVNEGDVIAVDGTSGVVVLGEVELSMGEPPKEFATILGWADKVRKGRMAVRANADNGPDAANARNFGAEGIGLCRTEHMFLGDDRLPVVRAMIMADTPDEEAAALEKLLAVQRADFEEILEAMDGLPVTVRLLDPPLHEFLPSTEEMAVKKATEGLSEEEEQLYAAAKHWEEFNPMLGTRGVRLGVLKPGLYAMQVRALMEAAAARAAAKGKPVVEIMIPLTVTRQELGLARQWVEEAVAAATAGVRRPIAVSIGTMVETPRAALRADELAEEADFFSFGTNDLTQMVFGFSRDDIEGRMMSTYLEQGLLKRNPFETIDPGGVGELVKIAAERGRAAKPGLKLGVCGEHGGDPESIALFAEAGLDYVSCSPFRVPIARLASAQAILRSAGVA